Within the Candidatus Schekmanbacteria bacterium genome, the region CGCCGCCTGTCAAGAGAAGAAACAAAATATCATCCATTGAGGAAGAAATCTTTTCAATCTCATCGATCTTGAGTTCATCAGTCTTCTCCTCTCTTTCCCCAAGAAGACAATGAAGACAGTTGGCAGTGCAATTTTCTGTGATGAAAAAGACAAGATAAATAGGAGTGGAAGCCTTCTTAGTGATTATTTTTCCAATATGCCTTAAATAACCTGCTGTACCCATTCAATCCTTTCAATAATATTTGTTGTCTGTTAAAAAAAAAGAAAACCACCCAGTAATCATACCCCATAAAACAGAAACATTATCGATAATTATAAAAAAAAATGAAATTATTACAAATAAGAGAGATTTTTTATCCCCGAGAAATATCAGGAAAGTGCTATTTGCGATTACCATCAAAATCAGGCAGGGAATAATCCATAGCAGAAAAATCGAATTTCCACTCACAATAAAAGCAAGTAAAAGAAGAAAGGCAATAAAAAATGCCGGCATCTGAAGCATATAGATGCTGGGCACGGATGTCTTATTCCCCTCCGATAACCCTTTAAGTCCTCTTCTCAATACCATTTTTACCAATCCTCGCGCTCTGTAATAATCTGTTTTCATAATTGAAGCAAAATCATAGGATTTTATATGTTCAACTTCCAACTCCCTTGCAAGATATATTCTATATCCCGCCTTGTAAAGCTTTTGTCCCAAATCCGTATCCTCAACATTGGGGATGTTGTAATTTTCATCGAATCCCCCTATTTCAAGAAATATATCCTTTCTTATGGAAGCCACACTTGTATAAAAAAGCGCTACATATTGCGGCTGATTGAGATAAGTAAATCTCATCCAAAGATTTTTAAACTGGCTCAAAAAATTGTCAAATCTCAATTTCTCCGATTGCACTCCTACAACAGCGTCGGGCGACAATGTCTCATAGATTTCTGACAACTTGGAAAGAGTATCCTTTTCAATGATAATATCAGAATCAATAAAGAAGATTATCTCTCCTCTGCTTTCAATGGCACCGGTATTTCTTGCCGCAGAAACTCCATGGGGAGGATGAGACTTGACTACCCTGCATCCTTGCTCTCTTGCATAATCTGCCGATCCATCCTCACTCAAATCATCAACTACCACTATCTCATAATCATCATAATCGCTATTTTTGACTGCACTTATGCATTCAGGCAGCGTCTGGAGTGAATTTTTTACAGGTATTACGACAGATATCTTCATAATCCTTTGAAATATTTTTAATTAAATGCCTATCGACCATGATATTGGATAAATAAGTTTCTGAAAAGTATTTGT harbors:
- a CDS encoding glycosyltransferase, yielding MKISVVIPVKNSLQTLPECISAVKNSDYDDYEIVVVDDLSEDGSADYAREQGCRVVKSHPPHGVSAARNTGAIESRGEIIFFIDSDIIIEKDTLSKLSEIYETLSPDAVVGVQSEKLRFDNFLSQFKNLWMRFTYLNQPQYVALFYTSVASIRKDIFLEIGGFDENYNIPNVEDTDLGQKLYKAGYRIYLARELEVEHIKSYDFASIMKTDYYRARGLVKMVLRRGLKGLSEGNKTSVPSIYMLQMPAFFIAFLLLLAFIVSGNSIFLLWIIPCLILMVIANSTFLIFLGDKKSLLFVIISFFFIIIDNVSVLWGMITGWFSFFLTDNKYY